In one Phyllostomus discolor isolate MPI-MPIP mPhyDis1 chromosome 8, mPhyDis1.pri.v3, whole genome shotgun sequence genomic region, the following are encoded:
- the GGT6 gene encoding glutathione hydrolase 6 isoform X2, whose protein sequence is MEATAGPVLYRQLLLWDQSLESEDEEEEISEPLVPDPWKPQDSSSWKEVGARPGAWAQLAVALLLLATGFSLATWQLHTRGSTTETLGSVAPPPSGHSHRPGVYHHGAIISPAATCSHLGQELLVAGGNVVDAGVGAALCLAVVHPHATGLGAMFWGLFHNSSSGNSTALTSGPAQSLVPGQGLPLALPALRLLHTRFGHLPWSRLLEGPTTLAQEGFLVDTPLAQALAAHGTKGLCPLLCHSDGTPLGPGDQATNPKLAAVLYKAASAPTPDFAWNALLSLLAKDLGLEGHSAEPMPTLEPALKLPLAQGVLFTTPSPSAGPELLALLQAALQSREPSSDTCPPRLQATETPVSSALATVDSSGSVLLLISSLNSSFGSRHLSPSTGVLLSNLVAKSAISTWACPLILRGSPDDTEADVLGLVASGSPTVARVTTHALVSHLARPQTQAQHQHQHQHQAQQGPTESPSVCGQGIMLQVAAHAEHAHVSSVPSGCCPYQGF, encoded by the exons ATGGAAGCCACAGCAGGGCCCGTGCTCTACCGGCAGCTGCTGCTCTGGGACCAGAGCTTAGAGTCTGAGGACGAAGAGGAGGAGATATCAGAGCCACTTGTTCCCGACCCCTGGAAGCCCCAGGACTCCTCCAG TTGGAAAGAAGTTGGTGCTcggccaggggcctgggcccaACTAGCTGTTGCCTTGCTGCTGCTGGCCACTGGCTTCTCCCTGGCCACATGGCAACTCCACACCAGGGGTAGCACTACAGAAACCTTGGGCTCTGTGGCCCCTCCACCCAGTGGACACTCCCACCGTCCCGGCGTATACCACCATGGTGCCATCATCAGCCCTGCAG CCACGTGCTCCCACCTGGGCCAAGAGCTGCTTGTTGCCGGGGGCAATGTCGTGGATGCTGGAGTTGGAGCAGCTTTGTGTCTGGCAGTGGTGCATCCTCATGCCACAGGCCTAG GTGCCATGTTTTGGGGCCTCTTCCACAATAGCTCGTCGGGCAATTCAACTGCCCTGACATCaggcccagcccagagcctggtCCCTGGCCAGGGGCTGCCCTTGGCTCTGCCCGCCCTGCGCTTGCTGCATACACGCTTCGGCCACCTGCCCTGGTCTCGGCTGCTGGAAGGCCCCACCACACTGGCTCAAGAGGGTTTCCTGGTGGACACACCCTTGGCCCAGGCTCTGGCAGCCCATGGCACAAAGGGCCTCTGTCCACTACTTTGCCATTCCGATGGGACcccgctgggccctggggaccaAGCCACCAACCCAAAACTGGCAGCTGTGCTATACAAGGCAgcatctgcccccaccccagacttTGCTTGGAATGCCCTACTGAGTCTGCTGGCCAAAGACTTGGGGCTGGAGGGACACTCCGCAGAGCCCATGCCCACCTTGGAGCCAGCACTGAAGCTGCCTTTGGCCCAGGGTGTCTTGTTCACCACCCCTAGCCCCTCAGCTGGCCCAGAACTGCTAGCACTGCTGCAGGCAGCCTTACAATCTAGAGAACCCAGCTCTGACACTTGCCCACCACGCCTACAAGCTACGGAGACCCCTGTAAGCAgtgccctggccactgtggacAGCAGCGGCTCTGTGCTCCTTCTCATCTCCTCACTCAACAGCTCCTTTGGCTCTCGACACCTGTCCCCAAGCACTGGGGTTCTACTCAGCAACCTAGTGGCCAAGTCTGCAATCAGTACATGGGCCTGCCCCCTCATCCTTCGTGGCAGCCCAGACGACACAGAGGCCGATGTGTTAGGGCTGGTGGCTTCAGGGAGCCCCACAGTAGCCAGAGTAACAACTCATGCCCTCgtcagccacctggccaggccccaaacccaggcccagcaccagcaTCAGCACCAGCACCAAGCCCAGCAAGGACCGACAGAGAGCCCCAGTGTTTGTGGCCAAGGGATTATGCTCCAGGTGGCAGCCCATGCAGAGCATGCCCACGTCTCCAGTGTACCCAGTGGCTGCTGCCCCTACCAGGGATTCTAA
- the GGT6 gene encoding glutathione hydrolase 6 isoform X1 produces MEATAGPVLYRQLLLWDQSLESEDEEEEISEPLVPDPWKPQDSSRSWKEVGARPGAWAQLAVALLLLATGFSLATWQLHTRGSTTETLGSVAPPPSGHSHRPGVYHHGAIISPAATCSHLGQELLVAGGNVVDAGVGAALCLAVVHPHATGLGAMFWGLFHNSSSGNSTALTSGPAQSLVPGQGLPLALPALRLLHTRFGHLPWSRLLEGPTTLAQEGFLVDTPLAQALAAHGTKGLCPLLCHSDGTPLGPGDQATNPKLAAVLYKAASAPTPDFAWNALLSLLAKDLGLEGHSAEPMPTLEPALKLPLAQGVLFTTPSPSAGPELLALLQAALQSREPSSDTCPPRLQATETPVSSALATVDSSGSVLLLISSLNSSFGSRHLSPSTGVLLSNLVAKSAISTWACPLILRGSPDDTEADVLGLVASGSPTVARVTTHALVSHLARPQTQAQHQHQHQHQAQQGPTESPSVCGQGIMLQVAAHAEHAHVSSVPSGCCPYQGF; encoded by the exons ATGGAAGCCACAGCAGGGCCCGTGCTCTACCGGCAGCTGCTGCTCTGGGACCAGAGCTTAGAGTCTGAGGACGAAGAGGAGGAGATATCAGAGCCACTTGTTCCCGACCCCTGGAAGCCCCAGGACTCCTCCAG AAGTTGGAAAGAAGTTGGTGCTcggccaggggcctgggcccaACTAGCTGTTGCCTTGCTGCTGCTGGCCACTGGCTTCTCCCTGGCCACATGGCAACTCCACACCAGGGGTAGCACTACAGAAACCTTGGGCTCTGTGGCCCCTCCACCCAGTGGACACTCCCACCGTCCCGGCGTATACCACCATGGTGCCATCATCAGCCCTGCAG CCACGTGCTCCCACCTGGGCCAAGAGCTGCTTGTTGCCGGGGGCAATGTCGTGGATGCTGGAGTTGGAGCAGCTTTGTGTCTGGCAGTGGTGCATCCTCATGCCACAGGCCTAG GTGCCATGTTTTGGGGCCTCTTCCACAATAGCTCGTCGGGCAATTCAACTGCCCTGACATCaggcccagcccagagcctggtCCCTGGCCAGGGGCTGCCCTTGGCTCTGCCCGCCCTGCGCTTGCTGCATACACGCTTCGGCCACCTGCCCTGGTCTCGGCTGCTGGAAGGCCCCACCACACTGGCTCAAGAGGGTTTCCTGGTGGACACACCCTTGGCCCAGGCTCTGGCAGCCCATGGCACAAAGGGCCTCTGTCCACTACTTTGCCATTCCGATGGGACcccgctgggccctggggaccaAGCCACCAACCCAAAACTGGCAGCTGTGCTATACAAGGCAgcatctgcccccaccccagacttTGCTTGGAATGCCCTACTGAGTCTGCTGGCCAAAGACTTGGGGCTGGAGGGACACTCCGCAGAGCCCATGCCCACCTTGGAGCCAGCACTGAAGCTGCCTTTGGCCCAGGGTGTCTTGTTCACCACCCCTAGCCCCTCAGCTGGCCCAGAACTGCTAGCACTGCTGCAGGCAGCCTTACAATCTAGAGAACCCAGCTCTGACACTTGCCCACCACGCCTACAAGCTACGGAGACCCCTGTAAGCAgtgccctggccactgtggacAGCAGCGGCTCTGTGCTCCTTCTCATCTCCTCACTCAACAGCTCCTTTGGCTCTCGACACCTGTCCCCAAGCACTGGGGTTCTACTCAGCAACCTAGTGGCCAAGTCTGCAATCAGTACATGGGCCTGCCCCCTCATCCTTCGTGGCAGCCCAGACGACACAGAGGCCGATGTGTTAGGGCTGGTGGCTTCAGGGAGCCCCACAGTAGCCAGAGTAACAACTCATGCCCTCgtcagccacctggccaggccccaaacccaggcccagcaccagcaTCAGCACCAGCACCAAGCCCAGCAAGGACCGACAGAGAGCCCCAGTGTTTGTGGCCAAGGGATTATGCTCCAGGTGGCAGCCCATGCAGAGCATGCCCACGTCTCCAGTGTACCCAGTGGCTGCTGCCCCTACCAGGGATTCTAA